One stretch of Roseimicrobium sp. ORNL1 DNA includes these proteins:
- a CDS encoding sulfatase-like hydrolase/transferase gives MKSTLLFTALLVLGCAFSAFGAETKKPNILIFLCDDTGWGEFGFQGAKDIPTPNIDSIAKNGIRFTQGYVSGPYCSPTRAGLMTGRYQTRFGHEFNSAAAQDRGLSLAETTMPSRFKEIGYQTCAIGKWHLGIAPQFRPMARGFDEFYGTLANTPFLKPNQFVDSRISPEIQPPAGSDFYTTDAYAERAVDWLEKSKDRPWLLYVPFNAQHAPLEAPKKYMDRFPDISEEKRRTFSAMMSAMDDAVGRILGKVRDLKQEENTLIWFLSDNGGPTQSTTSRNGPLRGFKATTWEGGVRIPFCVQWKGRLPAGVTYENPVIQLDILPTSLAAAGVKADPAWKLDGIDILPHLTGENKGRPHETLYWRFGEQMAIRHGDLKLVKANLGGPTAGLYDLSADIGESKDLAASMPDKVTELKALWDKWNAEQAPASAPKEPGQARKKNGQGKKKANRQQQ, from the coding sequence ATGAAATCCACCTTGCTCTTCACGGCGCTCCTCGTTCTTGGCTGCGCGTTCTCTGCCTTCGGAGCGGAAACGAAAAAGCCCAACATCCTGATCTTCCTCTGCGACGACACCGGCTGGGGCGAGTTCGGCTTCCAAGGCGCCAAGGACATTCCAACACCCAACATCGATTCGATTGCGAAGAACGGGATCCGCTTCACCCAAGGCTACGTCAGCGGGCCCTACTGCAGCCCCACGCGGGCTGGCCTGATGACAGGACGCTACCAGACGCGTTTCGGGCATGAGTTCAACTCCGCTGCGGCGCAGGACCGTGGACTCTCGCTTGCAGAGACCACCATGCCTTCGCGGTTCAAGGAGATTGGCTACCAGACCTGTGCCATCGGCAAGTGGCACCTCGGCATCGCTCCGCAGTTCCGCCCCATGGCGCGAGGGTTCGATGAGTTCTACGGCACGCTGGCGAACACGCCGTTCCTCAAGCCCAACCAGTTCGTGGATTCCCGGATCTCACCGGAAATCCAGCCGCCTGCCGGTTCCGATTTCTACACCACGGACGCCTATGCGGAGCGCGCAGTGGATTGGCTGGAGAAGAGCAAGGATCGCCCCTGGCTGCTTTATGTGCCCTTCAACGCCCAGCACGCTCCCCTGGAAGCACCGAAGAAGTACATGGACCGCTTCCCCGACATCTCGGAGGAAAAGCGCCGCACCTTCTCCGCCATGATGTCAGCGATGGACGACGCCGTGGGCCGCATCCTTGGCAAGGTACGCGATTTGAAACAGGAGGAGAACACGCTCATCTGGTTCCTTTCCGACAACGGCGGCCCCACGCAGAGCACCACCTCTCGCAACGGTCCACTGCGCGGCTTCAAGGCCACCACATGGGAGGGCGGTGTGCGCATACCTTTCTGCGTGCAGTGGAAGGGCCGCCTGCCCGCGGGCGTCACGTATGAGAATCCGGTGATTCAACTCGACATCCTGCCCACCAGTCTCGCTGCCGCTGGCGTGAAAGCCGATCCTGCATGGAAGTTGGACGGCATTGATATCCTTCCCCACCTGACGGGTGAGAACAAAGGACGCCCGCATGAAACGCTCTACTGGCGCTTCGGCGAGCAGATGGCCATCCGCCACGGTGACCTGAAGTTGGTGAAGGCCAATCTCGGAGGTCCCACGGCGGGTCTGTACGATCTCTCCGCGGACATCGGCGAAAGCAAAGATCTCGCTGCCTCCATGCCTGACAAGGTCACCGAACTGAAGGCACTCTGGGACAAGTGGAATGCCGAGCAGGCGCCGGCTTCTGCACCGAAGGAACCGGGGCAAGCGAGGAAGAAAAATGGCCAGGGAAAGAAAAAGGCCAACCGGCAGCAGCAGTAG
- a CDS encoding sialate O-acetylesterase — protein MMQTTRSRFLFSLLGCSLSLCLSSHGADPAPSSSTPLPKKESLHLYLLIGQSNMAGRGVVEEVDKKPHDRVLMFTKEQKWAPALDPLHFDKPIAGVGLGSTFGRVMADANPGVTIGLVPCAVGGTPLERWQKGKDLYEAALVRIKAAMKDGTLKGILWHQGENDSGDLEKSQTYAKRLAAMVNDWRKDLDAPNVPFVAGKLGEFLSETSKDGKPVHWKLVNEQIAQIPTLVKNSAVVDSSGLKHKGDVVHFDSASLREFGKRYAKAMQELQAKSR, from the coding sequence ATGATGCAAACTACACGTAGCCGTTTCCTCTTCTCCCTTCTTGGTTGCAGCCTGTCGCTGTGCCTTTCGTCCCATGGGGCGGATCCTGCGCCATCGTCGAGCACACCGTTGCCCAAGAAGGAATCCCTGCACCTCTACCTGCTCATTGGCCAGTCCAACATGGCGGGCCGTGGCGTGGTGGAGGAAGTGGACAAGAAGCCGCATGATCGCGTGCTCATGTTCACCAAAGAACAGAAGTGGGCCCCAGCGCTCGATCCGCTGCACTTTGACAAACCCATTGCCGGCGTAGGCCTGGGCTCCACCTTTGGCCGCGTGATGGCGGATGCAAATCCCGGTGTGACCATTGGCCTCGTGCCTTGCGCCGTCGGAGGCACACCGCTGGAACGCTGGCAGAAAGGAAAGGACCTGTATGAAGCGGCATTGGTACGCATCAAGGCTGCGATGAAGGACGGCACCTTGAAAGGCATCCTCTGGCACCAGGGTGAGAATGACTCCGGGGATCTGGAGAAATCCCAAACCTATGCCAAGCGCCTGGCGGCGATGGTGAATGACTGGCGCAAGGATCTGGATGCGCCCAATGTCCCCTTCGTTGCGGGTAAGCTGGGTGAATTCCTCTCGGAAACCTCGAAGGACGGCAAGCCTGTGCACTGGAAACTGGTGAATGAACAGATCGCGCAAATTCCCACACTGGTGAAAAACTCCGCCGTGGTGGATTCCTCTGGACTGAAGCACAAGGGAGACGTGGTCCACTTCGACTCCGCCTCACTGCGTGAGTTCGGCAAGCGCTACGCGAAGGCGATGCAGGAGCTGCAGGCGAAGAGCCGCTGA